The following proteins are co-located in the Bacillus pumilus genome:
- a CDS encoding NCS2 family permease produces the protein MKQFFQFDELGTNYRREIIGGLTTFLSMAYILFVNPVTLALVAVPDFPDKLRIDQGAVFTATALASAAGCILMGLIARYPIAIAPGMGLNAFFAFSVVLGMGITWEAALSGVFVSGLIFVALSLTGFREKIINAIPAELKLAVGAGIGLFITFVGLQGSGIIANNDNTLVSIGNIHSGPVLLTVFGIVVTVILMVLRVNAGVFIGMLVTAIAGMLVGLVPVPTQIVGSIPSLSPTFGQALIHLPDIFSVQMLVVILTFLFVGFFDTAGTLVAVATQAGLMKNNELPRAGRALLADSSSIVVGSVLGTSTTTSYVESSSGVAAGARSGFAAVVTGIFFLLAMFFSPLLSIVTPNVTAPALIIVGALMVAPLAKIAWDRFEIAVPAFLTMIMMPLTYSIATGIAIGFIFYPITMIFKGKAKEVHPIMYGLFVIFILYFAFLNH, from the coding sequence TTGAAACAGTTTTTTCAGTTTGATGAGTTAGGAACGAATTATCGCAGAGAGATCATCGGCGGTTTAACGACATTTTTGTCGATGGCTTACATCTTGTTTGTCAATCCGGTCACACTTGCTTTAGTGGCAGTACCGGATTTTCCAGATAAATTACGAATTGACCAGGGGGCTGTCTTTACAGCTACGGCATTAGCCTCTGCCGCAGGGTGTATCCTGATGGGATTGATCGCCAGGTATCCGATCGCGATTGCACCGGGTATGGGATTGAATGCCTTCTTCGCCTTCTCGGTTGTTCTTGGCATGGGCATCACATGGGAAGCAGCACTTTCTGGTGTGTTTGTTTCAGGATTGATCTTTGTTGCCCTTTCTTTAACAGGTTTCCGTGAAAAAATCATCAATGCCATTCCGGCTGAGCTGAAGCTGGCGGTTGGTGCGGGTATTGGTTTGTTCATTACGTTTGTCGGTCTGCAGGGCTCTGGCATTATCGCCAATAATGATAATACACTCGTTTCGATTGGAAACATTCATAGTGGTCCTGTTCTGTTGACGGTGTTTGGTATCGTAGTGACCGTTATTTTAATGGTTCTTCGAGTGAATGCAGGTGTCTTCATTGGGATGCTTGTGACCGCTATTGCAGGGATGCTTGTTGGTCTTGTACCAGTGCCGACGCAAATTGTGGGAAGTATTCCAAGTTTGTCTCCAACCTTTGGGCAAGCCTTGATTCATTTGCCAGACATTTTCTCGGTTCAAATGCTTGTCGTGATTTTAACGTTCTTATTCGTTGGGTTCTTTGATACAGCGGGTACGCTTGTGGCTGTTGCAACCCAAGCTGGTTTAATGAAAAATAATGAGCTGCCGCGTGCAGGAAGAGCACTTCTGGCGGATTCTTCTTCTATTGTTGTAGGTTCTGTCCTTGGAACATCGACGACAACGTCTTATGTTGAATCCAGCTCAGGTGTTGCTGCTGGTGCTCGTTCTGGATTTGCAGCGGTCGTGACAGGTATTTTTTTCTTGCTTGCGATGTTCTTCTCGCCGCTTTTATCAATCGTTACACCGAATGTGACAGCACCTGCTTTAATCATTGTCGGTGCATTGATGGTAGCTCCGCTAGCGAAAATTGCCTGGGATCGTTTTGAAATTGCTGTACCAGCCTTCTTAACGATGATTATGATGCCACTCACATACAGCATTGCGACAGGAATTGCGATTGGTTTCATTTTCTACCCGATTACAATGATCTTTAAAGGAAAAGCAAAAGAAGTGCATCCAATTATGTACGGATTGTTTGTCATCTTTATTCTTTACTTTGCGTTCTTAAATCATTAA
- a CDS encoding NETI motif-containing protein, with amino-acid sequence MTAKPKKKKFYVEDNMTIDQVLAQMAEEGYSPVRRMEEPIFQEKKENGSIQIIPIGKKIVFEGKIV; translated from the coding sequence ATGACCGCAAAACCAAAGAAGAAGAAATTCTACGTGGAAGACAACATGACAATCGACCAAGTGTTGGCCCAAATGGCAGAGGAAGGCTATTCGCCTGTCCGTCGAATGGAGGAGCCGATCTTTCAGGAAAAGAAGGAAAATGGGTCGATTCAGATCATTCCGATTGGGAAAAAAATCGTATTTGAAGGAAAAATAGTCTAA
- the purE gene encoding 5-(carboxyamino)imidazole ribonucleotide mutase produces the protein MKPLVGVIMGSTSDWETMKNACDILEELDIPYEKQVVSAHRTPDLMFEYATEARGKGLKVIIAGAGGAAHLPGMVAAKTTLPVIGVPVQSKALNGLDSLLSIVQMPGGVPVATVAIGKAGATNAGLLAAQMISAFDETIASRLEERREQTKQTVLESSDQLG, from the coding sequence ATGAAGCCGCTTGTAGGTGTCATCATGGGAAGTACATCTGATTGGGAAACAATGAAAAATGCGTGCGATATCTTAGAGGAATTAGACATTCCGTATGAAAAACAGGTTGTATCCGCACATCGGACACCTGATTTGATGTTTGAATATGCGACTGAAGCAAGAGGTAAAGGACTAAAGGTCATTATTGCCGGTGCTGGAGGCGCAGCACATTTACCGGGGATGGTCGCAGCGAAAACGACACTGCCGGTCATTGGTGTGCCCGTACAATCAAAAGCACTAAATGGGCTGGATTCGTTATTATCCATCGTTCAAATGCCAGGCGGTGTGCCAGTTGCCACAGTGGCTATTGGCAAAGCCGGTGCAACAAATGCAGGCCTGCTAGCCGCACAAATGATCTCAGCATTTGATGAAACGATTGCATCTCGTCTTGAAGAAAGAAGAGAACAAACAAAACAGACTGTACTAGAAAGCAGTGATCAGCTTGGCTAA
- the purS gene encoding phosphoribosylformylglycinamidine synthase subunit PurS, with the protein MYKVKIFVSLKESVLDPQGSAVQHALHSMSYQEVKDVRIGKYMELVIEKSDRDLDTVVKEMCEKLLANTVIEDYRYEVEEVVAQ; encoded by the coding sequence ATGTATAAAGTGAAAATTTTTGTCAGCTTAAAAGAGAGCGTTCTTGATCCACAAGGAAGTGCCGTGCAGCACGCTTTGCACAGCATGTCTTATCAGGAAGTAAAGGATGTCCGTATCGGGAAATACATGGAGCTTGTCATTGAAAAATCAGATCGTGATTTAGACACAGTCGTAAAAGAAATGTGTGAAAAATTACTTGCCAACACGGTGATTGAAGATTACCGCTATGAGGTGGAGGAGGTTGTCGCACAGTGA
- the purC gene encoding phosphoribosylaminoimidazolesuccinocarboxamide synthase, giving the protein MTVKQELLYEGKAKKIYQTDDEHILYVEYKDSATAFNGEKKAEIEGKGRLNNEISSLIFQMLHEKGINNHFVKRLSETEQLIQKVQIVPLEVVVRNVVAGSMSKRLGIPEGTQLDTPLIEFYYKDDALGDPLITEDHIRILHAATPEQVEEMKQITRQVNEELKQIFSDCHVNLIDFKLEFGIDHENRILLADEISPDTCRLWDKDTNEKLDKDVFRRNLGGLTNAYEEIFKRLGGHKHV; this is encoded by the coding sequence ATGACTGTGAAACAAGAACTTCTCTACGAAGGCAAAGCGAAAAAAATCTATCAGACCGATGACGAGCATATTTTATATGTCGAATATAAAGATTCAGCGACAGCATTTAACGGCGAAAAGAAAGCTGAAATTGAAGGCAAAGGCAGACTGAACAACGAAATTTCAAGCTTAATCTTTCAAATGCTGCATGAGAAAGGGATCAACAATCACTTTGTAAAACGCCTCTCTGAAACAGAACAGCTCATTCAAAAGGTGCAGATTGTACCACTTGAAGTGGTTGTACGAAACGTTGTGGCAGGCAGTATGTCAAAGCGCCTCGGAATTCCAGAGGGAACGCAACTGGACACACCTTTGATCGAGTTTTACTACAAGGATGATGCACTCGGTGATCCGCTCATTACAGAAGATCATATTCGCATTTTACATGCAGCGACACCTGAGCAGGTGGAGGAAATGAAACAGATCACAAGACAAGTGAATGAAGAGTTAAAGCAAATCTTCTCAGATTGCCATGTGAATTTAATTGATTTCAAGCTTGAATTCGGAATAGATCACGAGAATCGTATTTTGCTAGCTGATGAGATTTCACCTGATACGTGCAGGCTTTGGGACAAAGACACAAACGAAAAGCTTGATAAAGACGTGTTCAGACGAAACCTGGGCGGCTTAACGAATGCATACGAAGAAATTTTCAAAAGACTTGGAGGCCATAAACATGTATAA
- the purL gene encoding phosphoribosylformylglycinamidine synthase subunit PurL yields MSLLLEPSHKQIKEEKLYQQMGLSDEEFALIESIIGRLPNYTETGIFSVMWSEHCSYKNSKPVLSKFPTKGEHVLQGPGEGAGIVDIGDNQAVVFKIESHNHPSAIEPYQGAATGVGGIIRDVFSMGARPIAVLNSLRFGELTSPRVKYLFEEVVAGIAGYGNCIGIPTVGGEVHFDQSYEGNPLVNAMCVGLINHEDIKKGQAKGVGNTVMYVGAKTGRDGIHGATFASEEFSDGSEEKRSAVQVGDPFMEKLLLEACLEVIKNDALVGIQDMGAAGLTSSSAEMASKAGSGIEMNLDLIPQRETGMTAYEMMLSESQERMLLVIEKGREQEIIDIFEKYDLEAVSVGHVTDDKMLRLLHQGEVVCELPVDALAEEAPVYHKPSSEPAYYREFLETKVEAPDITDAADTLKQLLQQPTIASKEWVYDQYDYMVRTNTVVAPGSDAGVLRIRGTKKALAMTTDCNARYLYLDPEVGGKIAVAEAARNIVCSGARPLAVTDNLNFGNPEKPEIFWQIEKSADGISEACRTLSTPVIGGNVSLYNESNGTAIYPTPVIGMVGLVEDTAHITTQSFQQAGDVIFVIGETKEEFAGSELQKMTEGRIYGKAPEIDLDVELTRQEALLAAIQNGLVQSAHDVSEGGLGVALAESTFGTDGLGADIQIDLNSEASLFSETQSRFVVTVKPEHREAFAAAVKDAKEVGTVTNDGVFTVKNQEGQQWIHAAVNELECAWKGAIPCLLKSEA; encoded by the coding sequence ATGTCACTACTGCTTGAACCAAGTCACAAGCAAATTAAAGAAGAGAAATTGTATCAGCAAATGGGATTGAGTGATGAAGAATTCGCTTTAATCGAATCCATTATTGGCAGGCTGCCAAACTACACAGAAACGGGTATTTTTTCTGTGATGTGGTCAGAGCATTGCAGTTATAAAAACTCGAAGCCTGTTTTAAGCAAATTCCCGACAAAAGGAGAGCATGTTCTTCAAGGCCCTGGGGAAGGCGCTGGAATCGTTGATATTGGAGACAACCAAGCGGTTGTGTTTAAAATCGAATCACATAACCATCCATCTGCGATTGAACCGTATCAAGGAGCGGCAACAGGTGTCGGCGGGATTATCCGTGATGTATTCTCTATGGGTGCGCGTCCAATTGCTGTATTAAACTCTCTTCGTTTTGGTGAACTGACTTCACCGCGCGTGAAGTACTTGTTTGAAGAAGTAGTGGCAGGGATCGCAGGCTATGGAAACTGTATCGGTATTCCAACAGTCGGCGGAGAGGTTCATTTTGATCAAAGCTATGAAGGCAACCCGCTCGTTAACGCCATGTGCGTTGGGTTAATCAATCATGAGGACATCAAAAAAGGCCAGGCCAAAGGTGTTGGCAATACGGTCATGTACGTTGGTGCCAAAACGGGACGTGACGGGATTCACGGTGCAACATTTGCCTCTGAAGAATTTTCTGATGGATCAGAAGAAAAACGTTCAGCTGTTCAAGTGGGCGATCCGTTCATGGAAAAGCTATTGCTTGAAGCGTGCCTTGAAGTCATCAAAAACGATGCGCTCGTTGGTATTCAAGATATGGGAGCGGCTGGCTTAACAAGCTCAAGTGCGGAAATGGCCAGTAAAGCAGGTTCTGGTATCGAGATGAACCTAGACCTCATTCCGCAGCGTGAAACAGGCATGACGGCATACGAAATGATGCTGTCTGAATCTCAAGAGAGAATGCTTTTGGTCATTGAAAAAGGCCGCGAACAAGAAATCATTGATATCTTCGAAAAATACGATCTTGAAGCTGTATCAGTCGGTCATGTGACAGATGATAAAATGCTTCGTTTACTCCATCAAGGTGAAGTGGTTTGTGAGCTTCCTGTTGATGCACTTGCAGAGGAAGCACCGGTTTATCACAAGCCGTCAAGTGAGCCTGCTTACTATCGTGAGTTCTTAGAAACAAAAGTCGAAGCACCTGACATCACAGATGCAGCAGATACGTTAAAGCAGCTCCTTCAGCAGCCAACGATTGCAAGTAAAGAATGGGTTTACGATCAATACGACTACATGGTACGAACAAATACAGTCGTTGCACCGGGCTCTGATGCGGGCGTTTTAAGAATCCGTGGAACGAAAAAAGCCCTAGCGATGACAACAGATTGTAACGCACGCTATCTCTACCTTGATCCAGAGGTCGGCGGGAAAATCGCAGTCGCAGAAGCAGCACGTAACATTGTCTGCTCAGGCGCTCGTCCTCTTGCAGTAACAGATAACCTGAACTTCGGTAACCCGGAGAAACCAGAAATTTTTTGGCAAATTGAAAAGTCTGCTGACGGAATTAGCGAAGCATGCCGTACGCTAAGCACACCGGTGATCGGTGGTAACGTCTCTTTATATAACGAATCAAATGGAACAGCGATTTACCCAACACCTGTCATTGGGATGGTTGGTTTGGTTGAAGATACAGCTCATATTACGACTCAATCGTTCCAGCAGGCAGGCGACGTGATTTTCGTCATTGGTGAGACGAAGGAAGAATTTGCAGGCAGTGAGCTTCAAAAGATGACAGAAGGCCGTATCTACGGAAAAGCACCTGAAATTGATTTGGATGTCGAGCTCACGCGTCAGGAAGCCCTTCTAGCGGCGATTCAAAACGGACTTGTTCAATCGGCGCATGATGTATCTGAAGGCGGACTTGGTGTGGCACTTGCTGAGAGTACGTTTGGAACAGACGGCCTTGGTGCTGATATCCAAATCGATTTAAACAGCGAAGCCTCATTATTCAGTGAGACGCAGTCACGTTTTGTTGTGACAGTTAAGCCAGAGCACCGCGAAGCGTTTGCTGCGGCTGTGAAGGATGCAAAAGAAGTCGGAACGGTCACAAATGATGGTGTATTTACCGTCAAAAATCAAGAAGGACAACAATGGATTCATGCAGCAGTCAACGAGCTTGAATGCGCATGGAAAGGAGCGATCCCATGCTTGCTGAAATCAGAGGCTTAA
- the purB gene encoding adenylosuccinate lyase has translation MIERYARPEMSAIWTEENKFNAWLEVEILACEAWAELGIIPKEDVVTMRKNASFDIGRILEIEQDTRHDVVAFTRAVSESLGEERKWVHYGLTSTDVVDTALSYLLKQANDILLKDIERFVDILKEKAKEHKYTVMMGRTHGVHAEPTTFGLKLALWYEEMKRNLERFKQAKAGIEFGKISGAVGTYANIDPFVEQYVCEKLGIKAAPISTQTLQRDRHADYMATLALVATSIEKFAVEIRGLQKSETREVEEFFAKGQKGSSAMPHKRNPIGSENMTGIARVIRGYMLTAYENVPLWHERDISHSSAERIILPDATIALNYMLNRFSNIVKNLTVFPENMKRNMDRTLGLIYSQRVLLALIDTGMAREEAYDTVQPKAMEAWEKQVHFRSLVEAEEKITSRLTPEQIADCFDYNYHLKNVDMIFERLGLA, from the coding sequence ATGATCGAACGTTACGCACGACCAGAAATGTCAGCAATCTGGACAGAGGAAAACAAATTTAATGCATGGCTTGAAGTAGAAATTCTTGCTTGTGAAGCTTGGGCAGAACTTGGCATCATTCCGAAAGAAGACGTCGTGACAATGCGCAAGAATGCAAGCTTTGATATTGGACGTATTTTAGAGATTGAACAAGACACGCGCCACGACGTGGTAGCCTTTACGCGTGCTGTATCTGAATCTCTAGGAGAAGAAAGAAAGTGGGTTCATTACGGGTTAACCTCTACAGACGTAGTGGATACGGCGCTTTCATATCTATTAAAACAGGCGAACGATATCTTGCTCAAGGACATTGAGAGATTTGTTGACATACTAAAAGAAAAAGCAAAAGAGCACAAATATACCGTCATGATGGGCCGTACACATGGTGTACACGCTGAACCGACAACATTTGGTCTGAAGCTTGCTCTTTGGTACGAAGAAATGAAGCGTAACTTAGAACGTTTTAAACAAGCAAAAGCTGGCATCGAATTCGGCAAAATCTCTGGTGCTGTTGGCACATATGCGAACATCGACCCGTTTGTTGAGCAATATGTATGTGAGAAACTTGGCATCAAAGCTGCACCAATTTCTACCCAAACCTTGCAGCGTGATCGCCATGCAGATTACATGGCAACTCTTGCTTTAGTCGCTACAAGCATTGAGAAATTTGCTGTTGAAATTCGTGGTCTTCAAAAGAGTGAAACACGCGAAGTAGAAGAGTTCTTCGCAAAGGGACAAAAAGGATCATCGGCTATGCCGCATAAACGGAACCCAATCGGCTCTGAAAACATGACGGGGATTGCCCGCGTCATCCGTGGTTATATGCTGACAGCTTATGAAAATGTACCGCTTTGGCATGAGCGTGATATTTCTCATTCATCTGCTGAGCGCATCATTTTACCAGATGCAACGATTGCACTGAACTATATGCTGAATCGTTTCTCAAACATCGTGAAAAACTTGACGGTCTTCCCTGAGAACATGAAACGTAACATGGACCGCACACTTGGCTTGATTTACTCACAGCGCGTTCTTCTTGCGTTAATCGATACAGGCATGGCACGTGAAGAAGCGTATGACACCGTTCAGCCAAAGGCAATGGAAGCTTGGGAAAAGCAAGTGCATTTCCGTTCATTAGTAGAAGCGGAAGAAAAAATCACATCACGCTTAACACCTGAACAAATTGCGGATTGCTTCGATTACAACTATCACTTGAAAAATGTCGATATGATTTTCGAACGTCTAGGTCTTGCATAA
- the purK gene encoding 5-(carboxyamino)imidazole ribonucleotide synthase: MAKQTIFPNATIGIIGGGQLGRYMAVSAKQMGYRAAALDPVTQSPCGQVADTEITAAYSDLEAIRQLAEISDVVTYEFENIDYDALNQLKEEAYLPQGSELLLLTQNRETEKKGIVDAGCEVAPYRIVHDKKELENAADVLGLPAVLKTCRGGYDGKGQYVIKEKEQLHEAAALLTHGTCILESWVSFQMELSVIVARSVHGEIAVFPVAENIHKHNILFQSIVPARVDDRIEEKAKELATTLAEKLGLVGTLAVELFLTNEGKLLVNELAPRPHNSGHYTLDLCETSQFEQHVRAICGLPLGGTALLSEGMMVNLLGDEVDIPKEHPELLKESKLYLYGKHEVKAGRKMGHITFMKKLDDEWMTNITKIWTERDGGNGK; the protein is encoded by the coding sequence TTGGCTAAGCAGACCATTTTTCCGAACGCAACCATCGGTATTATCGGCGGAGGACAGCTTGGCAGATACATGGCCGTCAGCGCAAAGCAAATGGGGTACCGGGCAGCTGCCTTAGACCCTGTCACTCAATCTCCTTGTGGACAGGTTGCTGATACTGAAATCACAGCCGCATATAGTGACCTTGAAGCGATTCGACAGCTAGCGGAAATCAGCGATGTGGTGACATATGAGTTTGAAAATATTGATTATGATGCACTTAATCAGCTGAAGGAAGAGGCGTATTTACCGCAAGGAAGCGAACTTCTTCTGTTAACTCAAAACCGTGAAACTGAGAAAAAAGGAATTGTAGACGCAGGCTGTGAAGTAGCGCCTTATCGCATTGTTCATGATAAAAAGGAGCTAGAAAACGCAGCGGATGTGCTTGGATTGCCTGCCGTACTGAAAACATGCAGGGGCGGTTACGATGGAAAAGGACAGTACGTGATCAAAGAGAAAGAGCAGCTTCATGAAGCTGCTGCACTCCTCACTCACGGAACTTGTATTTTAGAAAGCTGGGTCTCATTTCAAATGGAGCTCTCAGTCATCGTCGCGCGGTCTGTTCATGGAGAAATTGCGGTATTCCCAGTCGCTGAGAACATTCATAAGCACAATATTTTATTCCAAAGCATTGTGCCTGCAAGGGTAGATGACCGCATTGAGGAAAAGGCGAAAGAGCTGGCAACGACACTGGCTGAAAAGCTAGGGTTAGTCGGTACACTTGCTGTAGAACTGTTCCTGACAAACGAAGGAAAGCTGCTCGTCAATGAACTGGCACCTCGCCCGCATAATTCTGGTCACTATACACTCGATTTATGTGAGACGAGTCAGTTTGAACAGCACGTTCGCGCGATATGTGGTTTGCCGCTTGGCGGTACAGCCCTTTTATCAGAGGGCATGATGGTGAACTTATTAGGCGATGAAGTGGACATTCCAAAAGAGCATCCTGAGCTTTTAAAGGAATCAAAGCTTTATCTATATGGTAAGCATGAAGTGAAAGCCGGCCGCAAAATGGGGCATATAACGTTTATGAAAAAGCTCGATGATGAATGGATGACAAACATCACAAAGATATGGACTGAAAGAGATGGAGGAAACGGGAAATGA
- a CDS encoding DUF2179 domain-containing protein: protein MLQQLLSNAFTMVLIILVINIVYVSFSTMRLILTMKGRRYAAAFAGTVEMLIYVIGLSIVLDNLDQVQNVLAYALGYGIGIIVGMKIEEKLALGYITVNVITKELDLDLPRQLREKGYGVTTWAAGGLEGDRSAMQILTPRKYELQLYETIKTLDSKAFIISYEPKSIHGGFWVKAVKKRRIKE from the coding sequence GTGCTTCAACAACTTTTATCCAATGCGTTCACCATGGTTTTGATCATTTTAGTCATTAATATTGTCTATGTCTCTTTCTCCACCATGCGATTGATTTTAACAATGAAAGGCAGACGGTACGCAGCAGCTTTTGCTGGTACGGTTGAGATGCTCATTTATGTGATTGGGTTAAGCATTGTGCTAGATAACTTAGACCAAGTACAAAATGTTCTTGCGTATGCACTAGGTTATGGGATTGGGATCATTGTCGGGATGAAAATTGAAGAGAAGCTGGCACTTGGCTACATTACTGTGAACGTGATTACAAAAGAATTGGATCTTGATCTCCCAAGACAACTGAGGGAAAAAGGATATGGTGTCACCACCTGGGCAGCAGGCGGTCTTGAAGGAGACCGGTCAGCAATGCAAATTTTAACACCGAGAAAATATGAACTGCAATTATATGAAACGATTAAAACGCTTGATTCAAAGGCGTTTATCATCTCATATGAGCCCAAATCGATTCACGGCGGCTTCTGGGTGAAGGCTGTGAAGAAAAGGAGAATTAAAGAATGA
- the purQ gene encoding phosphoribosylformylglycinamidine synthase subunit PurQ, whose translation MKFAVIVLPGSNCDIDMYHAIQDELGEQVEYVWHDETSLDRFDGVLVPGGFSYGDYLRCGAIARFSNIMPAVKKAAEEGKPVLGVCNGFQILQELGILPGAMRRNKDLKFICRPVELIVENNETQFTSGYQKGKSITIPVAHGEGNFYCDEDTLAKLTERGQIAFTYGDDINGSVNRIAGVTNEEGNVLGMMPHPERAVDSLLGSADGLKLFQSIVKNWRDTHVTTA comes from the coding sequence GTGAAGTTTGCAGTGATCGTCTTGCCTGGCTCTAACTGTGATATCGATATGTACCATGCGATTCAAGATGAGTTAGGTGAACAAGTTGAATATGTATGGCACGACGAAACGAGTCTTGACCGATTTGACGGTGTACTCGTACCAGGCGGTTTCTCTTATGGGGATTACTTAAGATGTGGTGCGATTGCTCGCTTCTCTAACATCATGCCGGCTGTGAAAAAAGCAGCTGAGGAAGGAAAACCTGTTCTGGGTGTTTGTAACGGGTTCCAAATTCTTCAGGAGCTTGGCATTCTTCCAGGTGCGATGAGACGAAATAAAGACCTGAAATTTATCTGTCGTCCAGTTGAACTCATTGTAGAGAACAACGAAACGCAATTTACAAGCGGCTATCAAAAAGGCAAATCCATTACGATTCCTGTAGCACACGGTGAAGGCAACTTCTACTGTGACGAAGACACTTTAGCGAAGCTCACTGAACGAGGCCAAATCGCTTTCACTTACGGAGACGATATTAACGGCAGTGTCAATCGAATTGCAGGTGTAACGAATGAAGAGGGCAATGTACTCGGCATGATGCCGCACCCTGAGCGCGCAGTTGATTCATTACTAGGCAGCGCAGACGGACTTAAATTGTTTCAATCTATCGTGAAAAATTGGAGGGACACTCATGTCACTACTGCTTGA